A stretch of Aureispira sp. CCB-E DNA encodes these proteins:
- a CDS encoding metallophosphoesterase yields the protein MKINLIQLTRLLFFSAFPLFLFGQDTLIQAGAEWKYYDAGNAPAGNWTSINYNDSSWASGFAQLGYGDGDETTVTDDDARTTYFRKSFVINNPSQYQSMLLKLIRDDGAVVYINGTEIWRDNMSSGSVSYSTFANTTVNGSDEDTWVNRQIINSLVLGTNTVAVEIHQRSFFSSDISFDFQFLADTIKQDSIIRGPYLQNGTSNSMVVRWRTADLSESILKYSTDINNLSNTVRDSVKKYNHEVLITGLQPATRYYYEVYNEADTLSFADSSQYFQTNPIPGQAVPTTIWALGDCGTANNNQRAVRDAYYNYIGNNHTDVLLFLGDNAYQDGTDSEYQYAIFENMYEAMLSKTVAWSTIGNHDAHSASPSNQSGPYFDIFSFPKQGEAGGVPSGTEAYYSFDYGNIHFIVLNSESLTGLGTGGSMYSWCQNDIQNTNADWIIGIWHHPPYTKGSHNSDFEPQLFQMRNNFLPMLEANGVDLVLCGHSHSYERSYFLNGHTGLAFSFDAAQHVVGPNGGGDGRIGGDGAYQKETVGPNAGKGAVYITAGSSGKTSGGPLDHPAMFSSLNQLGSCVVEVNNNQLDMKFVRENGQIDDYFTIIKNMPITSNKAIEKDNRPTLEVHPNPSTDIIHISTQAKLKFVQVFDNKGTEIKFINGHPKTIDIKDLSNGLYIVAGTTADGQHLFQKLVVGE from the coding sequence ATGAAAATCAACCTTATACAATTGACTAGACTCCTCTTCTTTTCTGCTTTCCCCCTTTTTCTTTTTGGACAAGACACGCTCATTCAAGCAGGAGCTGAGTGGAAATATTATGACGCAGGAAATGCGCCAGCTGGAAATTGGACAAGCATTAATTACAACGACTCCAGTTGGGCAAGTGGATTTGCTCAATTAGGTTATGGCGATGGCGATGAAACAACGGTTACCGATGATGATGCACGGACAACCTATTTTAGAAAATCTTTTGTCATCAACAACCCAAGCCAATACCAATCTATGCTGTTAAAACTCATTCGAGATGATGGAGCGGTTGTCTATATCAATGGCACAGAGATTTGGCGAGACAACATGTCTTCAGGAAGTGTTTCTTATTCTACTTTTGCCAACACCACTGTCAATGGTTCAGATGAAGATACTTGGGTGAATCGACAAATTATCAATAGCCTTGTTCTAGGTACGAATACCGTAGCCGTTGAAATTCACCAACGTTCTTTTTTTAGCTCTGATATTAGTTTTGATTTTCAGTTTTTGGCCGATACTATCAAGCAAGATTCTATTATTAGAGGACCGTACTTACAGAACGGAACAAGCAATAGTATGGTTGTTCGTTGGAGAACCGCAGATTTATCCGAATCTATTTTAAAATATAGTACCGATATTAACAACCTATCCAATACCGTTCGGGATAGTGTAAAAAAATACAATCACGAAGTCCTTATAACGGGTTTACAACCTGCCACGCGCTATTATTATGAAGTATACAACGAAGCAGATACCCTTTCCTTTGCTGATAGTAGCCAATATTTTCAAACCAATCCTATTCCTGGGCAAGCGGTTCCTACTACTATCTGGGCACTAGGCGATTGTGGTACAGCCAACAACAACCAAAGAGCTGTTCGAGATGCTTACTATAATTATATTGGCAACAATCATACAGATGTTCTCTTATTTTTGGGAGACAATGCCTATCAAGATGGTACCGACAGTGAATATCAATACGCTATTTTTGAGAATATGTATGAGGCTATGCTTAGTAAAACTGTTGCTTGGTCAACTATTGGCAATCACGATGCGCACTCTGCTAGCCCTTCCAACCAATCAGGACCTTATTTTGATATTTTTAGCTTTCCAAAACAAGGAGAAGCAGGGGGAGTTCCTTCTGGTACAGAAGCATACTATTCCTTTGATTATGGCAATATTCATTTCATCGTACTCAATTCAGAAAGCTTAACAGGATTGGGTACAGGTGGCAGTATGTATAGTTGGTGTCAAAATGATATCCAAAACACCAATGCGGATTGGATTATTGGTATATGGCACCATCCACCTTACACCAAAGGCTCTCACAATTCAGATTTTGAGCCACAGCTCTTTCAAATGAGAAATAATTTCTTGCCCATGCTAGAAGCCAATGGAGTCGACTTAGTTCTTTGTGGACATAGTCATTCTTACGAGCGTTCTTACTTTTTGAATGGTCATACAGGATTGGCATTTAGCTTTGATGCCGCTCAACATGTTGTAGGTCCCAACGGTGGTGGTGATGGTAGAATTGGTGGCGATGGAGCTTATCAAAAGGAAACAGTAGGCCCTAATGCAGGCAAAGGAGCTGTCTATATCACTGCTGGCTCTTCAGGAAAAACATCGGGAGGACCATTGGATCATCCTGCTATGTTTAGTTCTCTTAATCAATTGGGGTCTTGCGTTGTGGAAGTCAACAACAATCAACTGGACATGAAATTTGTACGGGAAAATGGTCAAATTGATGATTACTTTACGATTATCAAAAACATGCCAATTACCTCCAACAAGGCTATCGAAAAAGACAACCGTCCTACACTAGAAGTACACCCCAATCCAAGTACCGATATCATCCATATTTCTACACAAGCAAAGCTAAAATTTGTTCAAGTGTTTGACAATAAAGGAACTGAAATCAAATTTATCAATGGACATCCTAAGACCATTGATATTAAAGATTTGTCTAATGGTTTGTACATCGTAGCAGGCACAACCGCTGATGGTCAACACTTGTTTCAAAAATTAGTTGTCGGAGAGTAA
- a CDS encoding DUF5106 domain-containing protein translates to MMRRILLLSFVHYFWFLGTSTGQHKITVTIDGYKNDTCILGYQIGRTTYIAQQVNERNKDGDFVFEGEEALLGGLYSVLIKPKNQFFQFILSNDEEQKDFKIKTKIIDNPARDLTKHLKIKNSPDNAVFEEYKAFLMAMRTRSEQLEAELSAAKQKKDKDQIAAINKKIQNLDGEVTAYQDNLLKKYPKLLSPKLITGSRQPEIPKELVEQVDIFRYYKAHFWDNYDWADERLIRTPILKEKIETYIEKMTMQHVDSVSKACEYIIDQALAAKNKEVFQFVAVYLLNKYAKQEVICMDGVYVAIAQKYYCTGMAYWLDSTQLEGICTDAAKMAPLRCGRSAPEVRLKNINDSSYVSLYSIKKPFVAVYFWDPTCGNCAKMSEKLVPIYEKYKDRGFEILGVCSKSWKNVELCRTKVEKQKMNWINLSDEPYPLAWVKKYYDLRSNPFIYLLDENKNILFKRISAQQLDQILEREFERYEKQHKK, encoded by the coding sequence ATGATGAGAAGAATACTTTTGTTGAGCTTTGTGCATTACTTTTGGTTCTTAGGAACAAGCACAGGACAGCACAAAATTACTGTTACGATTGATGGGTATAAAAATGACACTTGTATCTTGGGATACCAAATTGGACGAACAACCTATATTGCGCAACAAGTAAATGAAAGAAATAAAGATGGGGATTTTGTGTTTGAGGGAGAAGAAGCACTATTAGGCGGTTTGTATTCTGTTTTGATCAAACCCAAAAACCAATTCTTTCAATTTATTCTTTCTAACGATGAAGAACAGAAAGACTTTAAGATTAAAACAAAAATCATTGATAACCCTGCACGAGATCTAACGAAGCATCTAAAAATTAAGAACTCTCCAGATAATGCTGTTTTTGAGGAATACAAGGCTTTTTTAATGGCAATGCGCACTCGATCAGAGCAATTGGAAGCAGAGTTATCTGCTGCAAAACAGAAAAAAGACAAAGACCAAATAGCAGCAATTAATAAAAAAATTCAAAACTTGGATGGAGAAGTAACTGCTTACCAAGATAATTTACTCAAAAAGTATCCTAAGTTACTATCGCCCAAATTAATTACAGGAAGCCGCCAGCCAGAAATTCCAAAAGAATTAGTCGAACAAGTCGATATATTTCGCTACTACAAAGCGCATTTTTGGGATAATTACGACTGGGCGGATGAGCGTCTGATTCGAACGCCTATTCTAAAAGAAAAAATAGAGACGTATATAGAAAAAATGACCATGCAGCATGTTGATTCCGTTAGCAAAGCATGTGAGTATATTATTGATCAAGCTTTGGCTGCCAAAAATAAAGAAGTCTTTCAGTTTGTAGCCGTTTATTTGCTGAACAAGTATGCCAAACAAGAAGTGATTTGTATGGATGGGGTTTATGTAGCTATTGCGCAAAAATATTATTGTACGGGAATGGCTTACTGGTTGGATTCTACCCAACTAGAAGGCATTTGTACAGATGCGGCTAAAATGGCTCCATTGCGTTGCGGTCGTAGTGCGCCAGAGGTTCGTTTGAAAAATATTAATGATAGCAGCTATGTTAGCTTGTATAGCATCAAGAAGCCTTTTGTTGCTGTTTATTTTTGGGATCCAACTTGTGGGAATTGTGCTAAGATGAGTGAAAAATTAGTGCCTATTTATGAAAAATATAAAGATAGGGGATTTGAAATCTTGGGAGTGTGTAGTAAATCTTGGAAGAATGTGGAGTTGTGTCGAACCAAAGTAGAGAAACAAAAAATGAACTGGATTAACTTGTCTGATGAGCCTTATCCTTTGGCTTGGGTTAAGAAATATTACGATTTGCGTTCTAATCCCTTTATTTACTTGTTAGATGAAAATAAAAATATTCTATTTAAGAGAATTAGTGCGCAACAACTGGATCAAATATTGGAACGAGAGTTTGAGCGTTACGAAAAACAACATAAAAAGTAA
- a CDS encoding aminopeptidase P N-terminal domain-containing protein, producing MKYNKINPNLFKENRARFAAQMKPNSIAIIHSNDRMFRNGDAHFPYRQSSDLFYLTGLDQEEVILVLYPDCPRGNKFKELVFTKQTNEHIAVWEGYKYTKKDAAQTSGIETIYWLDEMQPLLNELILLADNIYVNTNENDRAVMDYPSRDVRHALELQQEYVGHNFERAQPILKTLRMVKSTYEVDLIQKACDITNSAFRRVLATTRPGMMEYEVEANVIYEFTRHGSSGHAYTPIIAGGKNACVLHYIANNEALKDGDLLLMDFGAEYANYAADMTRTIPVNGQFTARQKAVYNAVLKVKKEAEALLVVGNNLTDYHKEVGKIMESELIGLGLLNKDAVRQQDPNRPLYKKYFMHGTSHHLGLDVHDLCHRYVDFEPGMVFTCEPGIYIPEENIGIRIEDDLVVTNGKALNLMADIPIEVEEIEALMHVKV from the coding sequence ATGAAGTACAATAAGATTAATCCCAATTTGTTTAAAGAAAATAGAGCACGTTTTGCGGCTCAGATGAAACCCAACTCAATTGCTATTATTCATTCTAACGATAGGATGTTTAGAAATGGAGATGCTCATTTCCCGTATCGTCAAAGTTCAGATTTATTTTATCTGACAGGGTTGGATCAAGAAGAAGTAATTTTGGTTTTGTACCCTGATTGTCCTAGAGGAAATAAGTTTAAAGAACTTGTTTTTACGAAACAAACGAACGAACATATTGCGGTTTGGGAAGGGTATAAGTATACTAAAAAAGATGCTGCCCAAACTTCGGGAATAGAGACTATCTATTGGTTGGATGAAATGCAGCCTTTGTTAAATGAATTAATTCTATTGGCAGATAATATTTATGTTAATACAAATGAAAATGATCGTGCCGTAATGGATTATCCGTCACGAGATGTGCGCCATGCATTAGAACTACAACAGGAATACGTAGGGCATAACTTTGAGCGTGCACAGCCTATTTTGAAAACATTGAGAATGGTCAAGTCTACTTACGAAGTTGATTTGATACAAAAGGCTTGCGACATTACGAACAGCGCTTTTCGTCGTGTATTGGCGACTACTCGACCAGGTATGATGGAGTATGAAGTAGAAGCAAATGTCATTTATGAATTTACTCGTCATGGTTCCTCAGGGCATGCTTACACCCCAATTATAGCAGGAGGGAAAAATGCTTGCGTTTTGCATTATATTGCCAATAACGAAGCCTTGAAGGATGGTGATTTGTTATTGATGGATTTTGGTGCAGAGTATGCAAATTATGCAGCAGATATGACACGGACTATTCCTGTAAATGGACAATTTACAGCACGTCAAAAAGCAGTTTACAATGCGGTTCTAAAGGTTAAGAAGGAAGCAGAAGCTTTGTTGGTGGTAGGTAATAATTTGACAGATTATCACAAAGAAGTTGGTAAAATAATGGAAAGCGAATTGATTGGTTTAGGTTTGTTGAATAAGGATGCTGTTCGCCAACAAGATCCTAACCGTCCATTGTACAAAAAATATTTTATGCATGGAACTTCGCATCATTTAGGGCTAGATGTGCATGATTTGTGTCATCGTTATGTTGATTTTGAACCAGGAATGGTCTTTACTTGTGAACCAGGGATCTATATACCTGAAGAAAATATAGGCATTCGAATAGAAGACGATTTGGTCGTTACAAATGGAAAAGCGTTGAACTTAATGGCGGATATTCCTATTGAGGTAGAGGAGATTGAAGCGCTGATGCATGTTAAGGTGTAA
- a CDS encoding ABC transporter substrate-binding protein, with amino-acid sequence MIIHKNLRPSLNLLFAACLIFACYSCGSDSTTNNDKDKDATTTRTPEDFTVRILLRGNVDGLNVLLTQTASATEVLTPNVHCGLLDMDPKTFEYKPYLAKAQPEIKELDGGRMAISYEIREEAVWDDGSPITGEDYAFTIKAIKNPKTNAAPTRTFVEFIEAVEVDPNNLKKFTIICNKVYLLAKASTGTAPILPAYYYDAQGLMSDFTIAELNDPANLDRLNKDPRIVDFAKDFNENYNHDPEKIIGAGAYKVTDIVNNQHIKLVRKKDWWGDKVNDDFIAAYPNKLHFKIIEDDNNALLSLKEQELDVMTYIPADKFLELKKNDRAKKHFNFYTPDAFGYRYIGMNMTKPKLSDVRVRKALAHLVDKEHLVEQVSSGLATSVNGPVSHLKKSYNKNIPTIAFDIEKAKALLDEAGWKDTDGDNIRDKVVEGQKLSLSLKFLYPQGKQLYKDIGQVFKDEAARAGVEIVMISSEGSVMIEDLKKREFDLTCLGWSQSPLPDDFKQIWHTASNTYEGSNLVGFGNEESDQLIEEIRITMDEEKRNKMYLRFQEIIADQQPYIFLFSSKSCMAISKRFKNAEAVSLRPGYFARYFQLAEES; translated from the coding sequence ATGATTATTCATAAAAACCTTCGTCCTAGCTTAAACTTATTGTTTGCAGCTTGCCTAATTTTTGCTTGTTATAGTTGTGGTTCTGATAGCACTACAAACAATGATAAAGACAAAGATGCGACTACTACTAGAACTCCTGAAGACTTTACCGTTCGAATCCTTTTAAGAGGTAATGTTGATGGTCTCAATGTGCTATTAACCCAAACAGCATCTGCAACAGAAGTCTTGACTCCTAATGTACACTGTGGTCTCTTAGACATGGACCCCAAAACGTTTGAATACAAACCTTATTTAGCCAAAGCACAACCCGAAATCAAAGAATTGGATGGCGGTCGTATGGCTATCAGTTATGAAATTAGGGAAGAAGCTGTTTGGGATGATGGCTCTCCTATCACTGGAGAAGATTATGCTTTTACGATCAAAGCTATCAAAAATCCAAAAACCAACGCTGCTCCTACACGTACTTTTGTAGAGTTTATCGAAGCAGTAGAAGTTGATCCAAACAATCTTAAAAAATTTACAATCATTTGTAACAAAGTTTATTTATTAGCCAAAGCATCAACAGGTACTGCTCCTATTTTACCTGCCTATTATTACGATGCTCAAGGCTTGATGTCTGATTTTACAATTGCAGAATTAAACGATCCTGCTAATTTAGACCGTTTAAATAAAGATCCTAGAATTGTTGACTTCGCTAAGGATTTTAATGAAAACTATAATCACGATCCTGAAAAAATTATAGGTGCTGGTGCTTACAAGGTAACTGATATTGTCAATAATCAACACATCAAATTAGTTCGCAAAAAAGACTGGTGGGGCGATAAAGTAAACGACGATTTTATTGCTGCCTACCCTAATAAATTGCACTTCAAAATTATTGAAGACGACAATAATGCCTTGTTATCTTTAAAAGAGCAAGAGTTGGATGTAATGACCTACATTCCTGCTGATAAATTTTTAGAATTAAAGAAAAATGACCGTGCTAAAAAACACTTTAACTTCTATACACCTGATGCATTTGGTTACCGATACATTGGTATGAATATGACCAAACCAAAGTTGAGTGACGTTCGTGTCCGCAAAGCTTTGGCACACTTGGTCGACAAAGAGCATTTGGTAGAACAAGTTTCTAGTGGCTTAGCAACATCTGTTAATGGTCCTGTTAGTCATTTAAAGAAAAGTTACAATAAAAATATCCCTACCATAGCATTTGATATCGAAAAAGCAAAGGCATTGTTGGACGAAGCAGGATGGAAAGATACCGATGGTGATAACATTCGCGACAAAGTTGTTGAAGGGCAAAAATTAAGCTTGTCTCTAAAATTCTTATATCCACAAGGAAAACAATTGTACAAAGATATTGGACAGGTATTCAAAGATGAAGCCGCTCGTGCTGGCGTTGAAATTGTGATGATTTCTAGCGAAGGTTCTGTAATGATTGAAGATTTAAAAAAGCGTGAATTTGATTTAACTTGCTTGGGTTGGAGTCAATCTCCTCTGCCTGATGACTTCAAGCAAATTTGGCACACCGCTTCTAATACGTACGAAGGTAGTAACCTAGTAGGATTTGGGAATGAGGAAAGTGATCAATTAATTGAAGAAATTAGAATTACAATGGACGAAGAAAAACGTAATAAAATGTACCTTCGTTTTCAAGAAATTATTGCTGATCAACAGCCTTATATCTTCTTGTTCTCTTCCAAGTCTTGTATGGCCATTAGCAAGCGTTTCAAAAATGCAGAAGCCGTATCTTTACGTCCTGGCTATTTTGCTCGTTACTTTCAATTAGCAGAAGAGTCCTAA
- a CDS encoding DUF2452 domain-containing protein: protein MMNIRSMEEDKNKSEKGKETFINPIDKDKITENPHNLPYAHTVGGAVIKPIDQGKTKGLAVKAMHKQTDIQLEQIRKQMELLAEQAQKIKKRVEISEIIYGAEMGFKPLIGKTYHLYQRVDETAVLSVVGPQEWGPRGCPFNSFLATVSLLADHTWEILE from the coding sequence ATGATGAATATAAGAAGCATGGAAGAGGATAAAAATAAATCAGAAAAAGGGAAAGAAACTTTTATTAATCCCATAGATAAAGATAAAATAACAGAAAATCCACACAATTTGCCTTATGCGCATACGGTAGGAGGAGCTGTCATAAAACCAATTGACCAAGGCAAAACAAAAGGCTTGGCGGTTAAAGCAATGCACAAGCAAACGGACATTCAATTGGAACAGATTCGCAAACAAATGGAGCTGTTGGCTGAGCAAGCTCAAAAAATTAAAAAACGAGTTGAGATTTCGGAAATTATTTACGGAGCAGAAATGGGATTTAAGCCTTTGATTGGGAAAACATATCACTTGTACCAACGGGTGGATGAAACTGCTGTATTGTCAGTGGTTGGTCCACAAGAATGGGGACCTAGAGGGTGTCCATTTAATAGTTTTTTGGCAACGGTAAGCCTTTTGGCGGATCATACTTGGGAAATATTGGAATAG